The DNA segment AGTTCCCAAGCCTTCACCATCCATAAACCCTCAACCATTTATTATGTATCTACCCGTCTCGCATCAAGGAGCCTCGGGTTATGTCACTGTTCACCCAGGAGCCCATGACGGGTCAAGCAATGGTTTAGTACCAATTTGTATGGCACCTCCTTATCAGCCACATGGATACTATTCACCACATCAGCCGCAACCGCATacacatcaacaacaacaatcccAGCTACCACCAGAGAAGTCGCAGTGTCGACCACTCTATGATACACAACCTCATTCATACCAGTCATATGGAAACCAACAATATTCACCACTCGAACAACATCCACAACATCAAATCCACATGCCACCTCAACATCCGACAGAAGCACAGGCGCAAACTGAAGGCGCGAGACCACAAGTGAAGCCTCAAGGGGGTACCATGGCAGCGATAGGATTAGGGGCATCGGTTTTGGGACGAGTAGTAGCTGGAGCCTTAATAAGTGACATGATGTCCAGTGAAGCAAACATATACGAAGGTGCGGCTTGAAGGGTTTGGTTAATTTACTGCATGTGATGAATCCTTAATATGAAGTGAAATTCGGTTATTTGTTCTTTTCTATTCTGCtagcttttttgtttgttttcggTTTGTCTTGTATGGGTTCTTTCATCTTTGTGTGTCCTTGcttgtatgtttttttattgaACTTGCCTCGCTTGTATGGTTCCACATGGGAAAGTTGTAAAATGAAATTTGCTTTTACAGAGCATTACATTTGTGTTCAACATTAGGTACATTAACGAAGCCCAATATGATACCTGAAATGAAACTAGTGAGGGCATGCATATATGTTCGATTTACATTTTTGACTCATAAGTCATAACTTcattaaattcataaaacttaaGATTAAAATGCTCATGAACTGTCGTCATCAAGAGGCTTCCCTtgctagaaaagaaaaaaaaatgtcgtAATTGTGCAACGTTTTTATGCTTATAGAAATTTTCTATTTCCTTGTACGGTTTTACGACTTATCTCGAATGAGCTTTCATTTCCTTTATATGTAAATTATGGCTATTCTATGTATATAGACCTATTTATGACTATTGATTTGATTTCTTTCGAAAAAGCTTCTTTGTTCTTTCCATTGTAAAAGCATTCTCTAAGGATTCAAAGACTTCAAAAATTAATCTAATTTAGCACTTTTCGTATTATCAATGATTTACTAAgtcaacttttgtttttttgggtgttaattgattttttttaagtagGGCAAGGGTTTTGTCTCGGGATGGAGAAAAAATGGAAGTATGGGCGATAAGAAAAAATGATCAGAACAAAAAGGGAATATCCATAATAGTCAAAtctttgtaaaaagaaaaaaaaaatccatagtTGGCTAGTTGATATCACGCCTTGTTGAGTCTATTACCATATGCTATTCATCAGTTTGAAAGGTTCAAAATACGATGACAAAAGAAAGGTTCAAAATACTGTATATTTTTGttccttttaaaataaattgtgtTAGTTTCTTAATGGCAAAATTGAAAGAGATATTACGTGCGCGGCATATCAGAATATGCTTAAATGCTTATCAAATACTTAAAAAAAGGTGAACCTTTCCTCATaatgtaaaaactaaaaagtattGATGATCACACGCTCCATGTTTATCTGGATTAGTAGTGGATTTGAATTCGGATTTCTTAGAGATTCACGGAACGCCTTGTGCCACTCGACCACGGATACGTGTTTcttattatatactatatacagTAAAAATTTCTTAAATTAGTTCCGAATGTAAAATATAACACAATTTGATAAGATagtaatttttgaatttttaaatgtaaatatatgattccaatataaacattattaatatatgtaaagtttttttttaaatataaacaatatattttacagtttgtttttgtttcacatTGAAGTTTAtctttaactttttaaaaaaagtttgaaaaatgTTGATGTTATTTTGTCATTTACAACTAAAATGTATTTACATTCACAATACATATTTTCTACACaccaaataatcaaataaagcaatataaatttttataaataaaatttaaacgatacatATACCATCAAATCAAGTAATTTTCGTCTTTTTAcagtatataattataattttttttgtaaattattactatataaattattaaaatataaaagttcCAACGTTATTAAATTATAGAGTTTTGAATGTATCTTAATTAAATCATACAAAGAGATGCTCAATTCTACATAAATAGTGGTGATACTTTTAGAAAACAACATTGTGGGGTGGTATATTGTAGAACAATAGTTTCAATAACTCTAAGCGAATGGTCAGCTAAAATTCATATTGTTAATTGGGtagttaatatttttcattttgtcaatatgttttcttttagcCATCATAATCCAACGCACGAAACCACTAGTTAATCTAAGGAGTTTTTATATGAAGTTATAATCTAAGGAGTATCTAAGTAGACTTTCTTTCCAGCTGGGGTTTTaatcttataaaaatttatagttgACATATCCTGTATGCAAATAACATTATTTGTTGTTAAAGCTGTATGTGTATTTATATGTACAAAACTTTACTAAATAGTTATCTTTGTCAGAATTCAACATTTGCCAAGTTTTCCAAGATAATAAGACTCGACTCTCTTCCCGAAAATGTCTCCACCGGAGTTGCAAAGAGGCAAAGAGAATAATCCATCGTTCGAGCTCAAAATCATATCAGCCAATGATGTCAGCCATATAAATGAAGCATACAAGATGGACGTGTACGCCGTCGTTTCAATCACCGGCGGCACTACTCAACAGAAGAAACAATCAGCCAAGACACCCATCGACTTTTACGGATGCTCCAATCCGACGTGGAACCACACCGTCAAGTTCTCCATCGACGAGGAAGCAGTCCAGTTTACCCTCACGGTCAAGTTATTTAGCTACTGGCTAGAAGATGAAAATGACCTTTATTTGGGACAAGTTACCATTTCGGTTCAGGAGCTTCTTGCCTCAAATCCGGTTCAACCGTTAACTAACGGTAAGAATGATAAACTCAAGTTAGTGACTTACCCTGTAAAAGTCATGGATGGTTCCAAAGGAACGTTAAGCTTCTCGTACCGGTTTAACCCGGTAGCACCACTTGATGATATGTCCCCATCGGCCCCGGACTACTCGCTTTGGTTTGGTCAACCCGTTCACCCAACTCCGGATCCAGCAAGTTCAGGTCATCCTGTTTACCTAAACACATATCCAGTGAGGTTAGGTCAGCCCGTTTACCTAAATACGGATCCAGCAAGTTCAGGTCAGCCCGTTAACCTAAATCCGGATCCAGCCAGTTTAGGTCAGCCTGTCATGTTTTCCCCTCAATTTCAAACCACTATGCCGAAACTGAAACTTATGCTTGTGATCAAATCCGCTAAAGACATAAAAAGTGTCAGCATAGGTAACGACATGAACGTTTACGCTTCGGTTATGATCCGTGACGGTAAAGCAAGAACTAAAGATACAGTCAATACCCCTATCACCTATTGCACCTATAGAAACCCGAGATGGGACCACGAAGTTGAGTTTTGTCTCGACGAGAAGCTAGTTCAAGAGGGTCGTTTGACACTCGTTGTGAAAATAATTGGCGTGCGAGCGTTACTTGGGGATAAAGGCGTTGGTGTGGTCGTAGTCTCCATCCAGGAGCTTTATGGATTAAACCCACCGTCTCCTCTGCCATATAACGGTGATGATGGTGACGGTATGAGTTTGATGACCCGGGATGTGACGGTTTCTTCAGGGAGAAAAGGAACACTGAGCTTCACATATAAGTTTCTTGCGGAGCAAGCTCCCCAACCGTGTTTTATGTATCCTATTCAAGGAACCTCGGGTTACACAGTTCAACCCGGAGCAAATGCTGTCCCGAGCAACGGTCAATTACCAATTTATATGCCACCACAATATCACCAGTCACAGCCTCAACCTCAGCCGCTCCACAAGCCACTAGTGCATACACAATCACAAACACAACCACATCAGTCACAAGGATACCAACAATATTCACCAATGCAGCCACATAAGCCGCAATCTCAAAACCAACCACTCCACCACCCACAAATGCATACACAATCACACGAACTTACATACCAGCAATACTGTCCATCACAACAGCAAGTGCAGCCGCAACCACTGCCATACCAGCTTCCACAAACACAACCAGAGCCACAAACACAAGGCGAAAAACCGGCAAGGAACCCACAAGGAGGGAGTACTGAGGCGCTAGGACTAGGGGCTGCGTTTGTGGGAAGAGTAATCGGTGGGGCTTTAGTGGGTGAAATGATGTCCGATGAAGTAACCATGTAAAATAGGCTTGAGGCCTGATCGGCTTTATTTAAATTCCAAGTTTTGTGAATTTTATTTTCACTGTTTTTTTTGGGTGGAATTTTATCtcctatttatttttattttcagtatttttttgtttcggtTATTCAGTTTGGCTtctgtatttattttttgttcccTTCACTTTTTTACCATTCCATGGGAATTTTATGATATGGAATGTTTCATGAGATAGTATATGTATTTGAGTATTTCATTGGTTTGTAGACATTTACCACCACCAGAAGTCTTCCCAAGATACATATGAAtagagatcttttttttttgctagaaaACTACAACATATAGCATTACCAtaatatttacaatatttcttCTGTAACCACCTAAATagtcattatactaaaatatacacTAAgctaaaaaactaaaactacaGATAAGGTTTTTATGTCATTCTATATTTTCCTTTAGAAAATCATTGGAGTTACCATTGAAAATACCTTATGATAGTACTAAAATAAGTTTGTTTTCCAAAATAgcatacaataaaaaaaatcacaaacaaTATTCTTTAAAGGCTATAAagacatcccctatatattaattgagaagcattacaacatttttttgtaaccacgtgtcatcactagaatgattcttataatctttagagaaatatgttagtcattttaaatatataataagtttttcattaaactaaccataaattcattattaatgttctttattatttccttaaataaaagttacagaattgcctaatatggataaagtatatataaaattaaagattttgaataataaagatttgataaaaaaatagtgtatcttctatcatatttgtttaattttaaactatttaaataaattaaataaccacattaacatatattaaaaatatagttttttctgtatatattatattttgaattttttaaaacgactataaattatattttgaattcttTAAACGACTATAAACGACCATAGTCCAGATTTTTTCCCTTCCTTTTTTTCTCTATACTATTACCCTCTGTGTTTTAGTCATTTGAAGATGACTTTGTTTTTGAGACTTTTCAATTTTTAGATCTGGCCAGATGTGGTCTGAATCAAACTTTTCAGAGATCAACCGTGGATCTATGGTTCAACGGTGCGGATTTATCGCAAACGCTCTGGTTTTGTTTATCAGACATATCTTTTGCTTGATCTGAAGTTCCGGTGGTCCTTATGTATTGCTATGAGCAGTGTTCCTTCCTCTGTTTTAGTGAAGAATGGTGTGGATCCTCTGGTTCGTGCTTTCGACTCTCTTCTTGTTCGGAGTTTGGAGGAACTTGAATTTGCTAGTTGGCCGGGGGGCAGCTGCAATTGTATTCGTCTTCTTGAATTATGCAGGTTTTGCTGGTCAGAGCATCTCCATCCTTActccataatttattttaaaaataaaatgggaAATGAAGTatgaacaaaatataaaaattcactCCATAATTgtagtaattttttatttttttgttcatctccAATTTCTACTCTATTTTTAGAGTAAATTATAGAGTGGGAATGGAGATGGAGATGCCATTATATCATGTTTTTTTGTCTTGGATTGAATTGTTCTCAATTGCTTTTTTTCTTTGGATTAAAACGCTTTTGTGTTGGCCGGGGGCAGCTGCGATTGTATTCATCTCTTCTTGTTCTCAACCTGTTTTACTGCATCGTCTCTTCTATAtaaatctttttattattttagttatctAAACTGATTgtacaatagttttttttaacactggataattatgctattacaactatgagaaatattacatatgaTAATTCAACCAAAAATTCTACCTGTCGTATGAAGATTCACGCCTCACTGCATCATCTGAGCCGCCCTATGAGATCCACGCTTGCCGGTACTCCTTGTGCCATACTGCAGATCTCTTATAagtttttttctcctttaattCGCAAAATTCCGCATTCTCCGGGAACTAAACTCGGACCTCTTGGTGTAGAAACATTAATGAACCTTTGGTCAAACCACTAGACCAAGGGAGCTTCCACAGGTTGTACAGTCgtttgtataataaaaaaaatatagatggATTATATTATGGGAAGTTTACTAAAATGACACAAATTTTCTGTGTTATTATTAGAATaactcatattttttgaaaattattagaaTATTTTCCTGGTCAAAATTGTCCTTGCTtatagttataacaaaaaaacattactaAAACACCCTTAACATTTTATCGACATcagatttat comes from the Brassica rapa cultivar Chiifu-401-42 chromosome A01, CAAS_Brap_v3.01, whole genome shotgun sequence genome and includes:
- the LOC103870749 gene encoding protein SRC2 homolog, which produces MSPPELQRGKENNPSFELKIISANDVSHINEAYKMDVYAVVSITGGTTQQKKQSAKTPIDFYGCSNPTWNHTVKFSIDEEAVQFTLTVKLFSYWLEDENDLYLGQVTISVQELLASNPVQPLTNGKNDKLKLVTYPVKVMDGSKGTLSFSYRFNPVAPLDDMSPSAPDYSLWFGQPVHPTPDPASSGHPVYLNTYPVRLGQPVYLNTDPASSGQPVNLNPDPASLGQPVMFSPQFQTTMPKLKLMLVIKSAKDIKSVSIGNDMNVYASVMIRDGKARTKDTVNTPITYCTYRNPRWDHEVEFCLDEKLVQEGRLTLVVKIIGVRALLGDKGVGVVVVSIQELYGLNPPSPLPYNGDDGDGMSLMTRDVTVSSGRKGTLSFTYKFLAEQAPQPCFMYPIQGTSGYTVQPGANAVPSNGQLPIYMPPQYHQSQPQPQPLHKPLVHTQSQTQPHQSQGYQQYSPMQPHKPQSQNQPLHHPQMHTQSHELTYQQYCPSQQQVQPQPLPYQLPQTQPEPQTQGEKPARNPQGGSTEALGLGAAFVGRVIGGALVGEMMSDEVTM